In one window of Kitasatospora sp. MMS16-BH015 DNA:
- a CDS encoding pyridoxal phosphate-dependent aminotransferase translates to MEFRQSSKLAGVCYEIRGPVVDQANALEEAGHSVLRLNTGNPAPFGFEAPEEIIQDIIRNLPNAHGYSDSRGILPARRAVVQYYQQRGVEGVTVDDVYLGNGASELIQMAVQALVDDGDEVLVPAPDFPLWTAVVRLAGGKAVHYLCDEEADWYPDLDDIASKISHRTKAIVVINPNNPTGAVYPKELLEGILGLARRHGLMVLADEIYDKILYDGVEHHCLAALADDVVTLTFNGLSKAYRVAGFRSGWLVVSGPKQRAKDYLEGLTMLAGMRLCPNVPAQYAVQAALGGHQSINDLTLPNGRLTEQRDVTWRALNEIPGVSCVKPKGALYAFAKLDPAVHKIVDDEQFVLDLLLREKIHIVQGTGFNWPRPDHFRFVTLPRADDLETAISRIGRFLTTYRQ, encoded by the coding sequence ATGGAGTTTCGGCAGTCCAGCAAGCTGGCGGGCGTGTGTTACGAGATCCGCGGGCCGGTGGTCGACCAGGCCAACGCGCTGGAGGAGGCCGGCCACAGCGTGCTGCGGCTGAACACCGGCAACCCGGCGCCGTTCGGCTTCGAGGCGCCCGAGGAGATCATCCAGGACATCATCCGGAACCTCCCCAACGCCCACGGCTACAGCGATTCGCGCGGCATCCTGCCCGCCCGCCGGGCCGTCGTGCAGTACTACCAGCAGCGCGGCGTCGAGGGCGTCACGGTGGACGACGTCTACCTCGGCAACGGCGCCTCCGAGCTGATCCAGATGGCCGTGCAGGCCCTGGTCGACGACGGGGACGAAGTGCTCGTGCCCGCGCCCGACTTCCCGCTCTGGACGGCCGTGGTGCGGCTGGCCGGGGGCAAGGCCGTGCACTACCTCTGCGACGAGGAGGCCGACTGGTACCCGGACCTCGACGACATCGCGAGCAAGATCAGCCACCGCACCAAGGCCATCGTGGTGATCAACCCGAACAACCCTACGGGCGCGGTCTACCCGAAGGAGCTCCTGGAGGGCATCCTCGGGCTCGCCCGCCGGCACGGCCTGATGGTGCTCGCCGACGAGATCTACGACAAGATCCTCTACGACGGCGTCGAGCACCACTGCCTGGCCGCGCTCGCCGACGACGTGGTCACCCTGACCTTCAACGGGCTCTCCAAGGCGTACCGGGTCGCGGGTTTCCGCAGCGGCTGGCTGGTGGTCTCCGGCCCCAAGCAGCGCGCCAAGGACTACCTGGAGGGCCTCACCATGCTCGCGGGCATGCGGCTCTGCCCGAACGTGCCCGCCCAGTACGCGGTGCAGGCGGCCCTCGGCGGCCACCAGTCGATCAACGACCTGACCCTCCCGAACGGCCGGCTCACCGAGCAACGGGACGTCACCTGGCGCGCGCTCAACGAGATCCCCGGCGTCAGCTGCGTCAAGCCCAAGGGGGCGCTCTACGCCTTCGCCAAGCTCGATCCGGCCGTGCACAAGATCGTCGACGACGAGCAGTTCGTCCTCGACCTGCTGCTCCGCGAGAAGATCCACATCGTCCAGGGCACCGGCTTCAACTGGCCGCGCCCCGACCACTTCCGCTTCGTCACCCTCCCCCGCGCCGACGACCTGGAGACGGCGATCAGCCGGATCGGCCGCTTCCTGACCACGTACCGCCAGTAG